From a region of the Haematobia irritans isolate KBUSLIRL chromosome 4, ASM5000362v1, whole genome shotgun sequence genome:
- the Cht2 gene encoding chitinase 2, protein MTWKHICTGNRLFFIFLVVSFVGFMTETTAKTGPLHGKVVVCYISTWAVYRPGHGAYSIDNFDPSLCTHVVYAFAGLDPELSAIKSLDPWQDLKEEYGKGGYERLTGLKRTHPHLKVSLAIGGWNEGSKNYSRLVADPMARGKFVKQVTSFIRKYNFDGLDLDWEYPTQRDGNPALDRENFVLLCKELREQFNPHNLLLTSAIGAAKNVIDMAYDVRQISRYLDFLHIMCYDYHGSWDRKIGYNSPLTAPNGDVLSVQYTIDYLLKLGAPAEKIVMGVPFYGRTFKTPNDGNIDDDTDGTAFQGPYTREDGFLGYNEICQILKNKTSGWTTMWDPETSQVLARSEKDIFTGLVQVVTFDNSRSIANKVKFAMDRKLAGIMIWSIDTDDFLGECEPEEDVYEDYRHLKHSGLRLPMRLHNNYPLLRTINEAMPLAIEEIKNKHHHHHEEEDIEHNDDHDDDVEDNEIPHGSVEDRKGESNGAFKHMHNILFVVVSFLFTFVRF, encoded by the exons ATGACCTGGAAACACATCTGCACAGGAAACAGGTTGTTCTTCATATTTTTAGTGGTTTCCTTTGTTGGTTTTATGACCGAGACGACGGCAAAAACTG GACCTTTGCATGGTAAAGTGGTAGTATGTTACATATCAACATGGGCTGTTTACCGGCCAGGACATGGTGCttattccatagacaattttgatccTAGTTTATGTACTCATGTCGTATATGCTTTTGCGGGATTAGATCCAGAGTTATCTGCTATCAAATCCTTGG ATCCTTGGCAGGACCTTAAAGAAGAATATGGCAAAGGTGGTTATGAACGATTGACCGGCCTTAAACGTACCCATCCCCATTTAAAAGTCAGTTTAGCCATTGGAGGCTGGAATGAAGGTTCCAAGAACTATTCCCGATTGGTAGCTGATCCCATGGCCAGGGGGAAATTTGTTAAGCAAGTCACATCTTTTATaaggaaatataatttcgatggCCTCGATTTGGATTGGGAATATCCAACACAGCGTGATGGTAATCCAGCTTTGGAtcgtgaaaatttcgttttactttGCAAAGAACTAAGGGAACAATTCAATCCCCATAATCTTTTGCTGACATCGGCCATAGGTGCTGCCAAAAATGTTATCGATATGGCCTATGATGTGCGACAGATATCTCGATATTTGGATTTCTTGCATATTATGTGCTATGACTATCATGGTAGTTGGGATCGTAAGATTGGCTACAATTCTCCCTTGACGGCGCCAAATGGTGATGTTTTAAGTGTG CAATACACTATCGATTACCTATTGAAATTGGGTGCACCTGCCGAAAAAATCGTTATGGGCGTTCCATTCTATGGCCGTACATTTAAAACTCCCAATGATGGCAATATAGATGATGACACCGATGGGACAGCCTTCCAAGGACCCTATACACGTGAAGATGGCTTTTTGGGTTACAatgaaatttgccaaattttaaaaaataaaacttccgGTTGGACAACAATGTGGGATCCAGAAACATCCCAAGTTTTGGCCCGATCCGAGAAAGATATATTTACTGGTCTGGTGCAAGTGGTGACCTTTGATAATTCCCGATCCATAGCTAATAAAGTGAAATTTGCCATGGATCGTAAATTGGCTGGCATAATGATATGGTCCATTGATACCGATGATTTTCTGGGTGAATGTGAACCCGAGGAAGATGTCTACGAGGACTATAGGCATTTGAAACATTCGGGTTTACGTCTTCCCATGAGATTGCACAATAACTATCCCTTGTTAAGGACCATAAATGAAGCCATGCCATTGGCCATtgaagaaatcaaaaataaacatcatcatcatcatgaggAAGAGGATATTGAACATAATGATGATCATGATGATGATGTCGAAGATAATGAAATACCCCATGGTTCGGTTGAAGATCGTAAGGGAGAAAGTAATGGAGCCTTCAAACATATGCATAATATTTTGTTCGTTGTCGTCTCTTTTCTGTTTACTTTTGTgcgattttga
- the LOC142234935 gene encoding uncharacterized protein LOC142234935 isoform X2, translating into MHGYPVMQFMQYSMPPPSTCQWMPQQSNAHHHRGLVRDAAVHGGYPLTARGRSGMVIKKYVVWCLVCGGFSCVLGLLFLGVYFLLHSYTITVGNFETVPTFVPATLLILTGLCVMSLARRRNRYSYLIKLSGACGLISALTCALVTVTTTVLHMSRLQALRECEYAQKTRTCTCYSDMIESQVDRVDKEGVRLVFDSLSDCGVVHGSLYSCLRAIFGLSVAGVLVAVFSCMLVYQLLSHERKKMYWEQLELRCRSLYTRPQMPPQGMASGAAPHGCRCCEQCHAHRQVPLQAAAYPWDESSEPRFWSTQPPGNFYSPNPGGEDLMGMTNTCRRHEMTTARGRGSGWSWNRWWQRSSPDPNSRFRQTPSSPDSQYGFSNSNGNTLAEDVAAVANGNVVAQQFNVLPGNLPYGVWGPPPPYSDPNSPARRGYYQYIQPPHHHTNTNGGGIVGTGGNQLGGAPMNHNANITESNNGGGFLEQPAASNCCQQNTIARSNGSTVGSVSNFKSKVEYENTPSDSDCGSNLRERDRFSNTLPTRKIKKRLDPGNKSIGPNSQSVQRVNVQQVFASNGSVSNTTEDQEYHEPQILADEILKTQQQQQLNKCGVENTAFQNSCESTNVGSQNADPQLGESSDPTESEVYFADVSSCCNMSVKNDHYYEDTRASQRTLIPPTNQTQQSQSQTHHIHSHGHHHQHQLSNCSSSTNEDYLAQRFGPRENSIRSRLPFPQSSHATDGFGENLNILAAASSNDGASVGHIPKDPSCQSMCSVESEAKTEFTDLSPMTPCGQNVNQLNDFAELNQQGQTTPTNFVPSYPPYSSESQSLEAHRRSTKNLTEAHYEVIDDQAPVSQSTQQQNPNSNGSLQQVGRNITGRLVNKPKTPMKPSLRERKDNNSDREWSDASNSDRHRL; encoded by the exons ATGCATGGTTATCCCGTAATGCAATTCATGCAATACAGCATGCCACCACCTTCCACTTGCCAATGGATGCCACAACAATCGAATGCCCACCACCACAGGGGTCTTGTACGTGATGCAGCAGTACATGGCGGTTATCCTTTAA CTGCCCGTGGTCGCTCGGGAATggtgataaaaaaatatgtggtcTGGTGTTTGGTATGCGGTGGCTTCTCCTGTGTATTGGGTTTGCTGTTTTTGGGTGTTTACTTCCTGCTACATTCGTACACCATAACGGTGGGAAATTTTGAAACTGTTCCCACCTTTGTACCCGCCACTTTG TTAATTCTCACCGGTCTGTGTGTCATGAGTCTGGCGCGAAGACGTAATCGTTACAGTTATCTGATAAAACTTTCCGGAGCTTGTGGTCTAATATCGGCTTTAACCTGTGCCCTGGTTACAGTTACCACCACGGTATTGCATATGAGCCGTTTACAGGCATTGCGAGAATGCGAATATGCCCAGAAGACAAGAACATGTACATGCTATTCCGATATGATAGAATCGCAAGTGGATCGTGTGGACAAGG AAGGAGTTCGTTTGGTCTTCGATTCTCTATCGGATTGTGGAGTAGTTCATGGGTCATTGTATTCCTGTCTAAGAGCGATATTCGGCTTATCGGTGGCCGGCGTTCTAGTGGCCGTTTTCAGTTGCATGCTGGTCTATCAGCTCTTAAG CCATGAACGCAAGAAAATGTATTGGGAACAATTGGAACTGCGTTGCCGTTCATTATATACCCGTCCCCAAATGCCACCACAAGGTATGGCCTCAGGTGCTGCTCCTCATGGCTGCCGATGTTGCGAACAATGTCACGCTCATCGACAAGTCCCCTTACAAGCGGCAGCCTATCCTTGGGACGAGAGCAGTGAACCCAGATTTTGGTCCACTCAGCCTCCGGGAAACTTTTATTCGCCCAATCCTGGCGGTGAGGATTTAATGGGCATGACCAACACTTGCCGCAGACATGAAATGACTACTGCTCGTGGGCGAGGGAGTGGCTGGAGTTGGAATCGTTGGTGGCAGCGTAGCTCACCGGATCCAAATTCCCGTTTCCGTCAAACACCCTCAAGTCCGGATTCCCAATATGGCTTTTCCAATAGTAATGGCAATACCCTGGCCGAAGATGTGGCAGCTGTGGCCAATGGCAATGTTGTGGCCCAGCAATTTAATGTTTTACCTGGTAATTTGCCATATGGTGTCTGGGGTCCTCCGCCGCCTTATAGTGATCCCAATAGTCCGGCCAGAAGAGGTTACTATCAGTATATACAACCCCCACATCATCATACCAATACGAATGGTGGAGGTATTGTAGGTACTGGTGGTAACCAGTTAGGTGGAGCTCCCATGAACCACAATGCCAATATCACGGAATCCAATAACGGCGGAGGTTTTCTGGAACAACCCGCCGCCTCGAATTGCTGTCAACAAAATACCATTGCAAGATCCAATGGCTCCACAGTGGGTAGTGTTAGCAACTTCAAATCTAAAGTCGAGTATGAGAACACTCCCTCGGACAGTGATTGTGGTAGTAACCTCCGGGAAAGAGATCGATTTTCCAATACCCTTCCCACACGTAAGATCAAGAAACGTTTGGATCCCGGCAATAAAAGTATAGGGCCAAATTCCCAGAGTGTACAGCGGGTAAATGTGCAACAAGTGTTTGCCTCCAATGGGTCTGTTAGCAATACGACCGAGGACCAGGAATACCATGAACCTCAAATCTTGGCCGATGAGATATTGAAGACgcagcaacagcagcaactGAATAAATGTGGTGTTGAGAATACGGCATTCCAAAATAGCTGTGAGTCCACAAATGTGGGGTCTCAGAATGCGGACCCACAATTAGGAGAGAGTAGTGATCCCACCGAATCGGAAGTCTACTTTGCCGATGTGAGTAGTTGCTGTAATATGTCCGTGAAAAATGATCATTACTACGAGGATACCAGAGCCTCACAGAGAACATTAATACCTCCCACAAACCAGACGCAGCAATCGCAATCCCAAACCCATCACATACATTCCCATGgccatcatcatcaacatcagcTTAGTAATTGCAGTAGCAGTACCAATGAGGATTATTTGGCTCAACGCTTTGGTCCCAGAGAGAATTCTATACGCAGTCGTCTTCCATTTCCCCAAAGCTCTCATGCCACCGATGGTTTTGGCGAGAATCTAAACATCTTGGCAGCAGCGTCCAGTAATGATGGTGCCAGTGTAGGCCATATACCTAAAGATCCCTCATGCCAGAGCATGTGTTCTGTGGAATCTGAGGCAAAGACTGAATTCACCGATCTCTCACCCATGACTCCATGTGGTCAAaacgtaaatcaattaaatgatTTTGCCGAACTAAACCAGCAGGGACAAACGACACCCACCAATTTTGTGCCCTCATATCCTCCCTACTCGTCAGAGTCACAAAGTCTAGAGGCTCATCGCCGTTCGACGAAAAATCTCACCGAAGCTCATTATGAAGTGATCGATGATCAGGCGCCAGTGTCGCAATCCACGCAACAACAAAATCCCAACAGCAATGGATCATTGCAGCAGGTGGGTCGTAATATAACTGGCCGTTTGGTAAATAAACCCAAGACTCCCATGAAACCTTCATTGCGAGAAAGAAAGGATAACAACAGTGATCGTGAGTGGTCAGATGCAAGTAACAGTGATCGTCATCGATTATGA